CCCTACAAAAGATGCTGCTTGGGCTGCCCTGAACGATTTTGCCAAAAAATGGGAATCCAAATACGCTTATGCCATCAAAAGCTGGAGGGACAACTGGGATGAACTCACCGTTTTCTTCGATTACCCGGCTGAAATCCGTAAAATCATCTATACCACCAACCTGATTGAAAATCTCAATGGAAAGATCAGAAAATACACCAAAAACAAGCTCTCTTTCCCGACAGATGATGCCGTAATGAAGTCTGTTTTCCTGGCTGCAAGAGAAGCATCGAAAAAATGGACTATGCCTATCAGAGACTGGGGAGCTATTCTTAACAGTTTCCTGCTTATATTTGGTGATAGGGTCAGGCTTCTTGATACCTGACAATAAAACCATAATTTGAAGTTTACACACTTATCGGGATAGTGTCACCCCGAACCATGAACACTGGCTACCCATCACTCTTCAATCAAAAAGAAATCCACTCCCGCCTGCCTCGGGCAGGAATTACACGAATTAACTCAAATCTCCTGCTTTTTAGATGGGGCTTACAAGTCATTGCCGGATGAAACTTTTCATTTTAAACAGGATCAAGCACGAAGCTTTTGGATTTCCACGAATTCCGGGCTGGGCAAGGATCACTGGTCCAACCAATTCCACGGTTGTTGAAAAAAATCCAATCATTAACGATTTCGAACTATGACAACCCGATAACCATGACAACAACATCATAAATCGTTCATTGTTAAAATATTAACTGTTAAATCGTTAGCACTCAATAATACCCTCAAACTACGTTTTATATATTAAACCTTTGTTCGTTACCTAACACTTTTTTACAATCATCATTGACCAATTCCGAAACTTATGATTAATTTTGGGTATAACCATAAATAGTTTACAAAAATTTTTATATTTAAGGTTGTAATCAAAAAAATATGATTTTCAGAAAGGCATATTTGGATCTGCTCAAAAAATTTATAGGAAAGCCACAGATTAAGATTTTAACAGGAATAAGGCGCTCCGGTAAATCCACGGTTTTAAAAATGTTAAAAGAGGAACTGTTGGCAAGAGGTATTGCTGAAAATCAGATCATAGCTATCAACTTTGAAAGTTTTCTCAATGTAGATCTGAAATCAGTCCCGCAATTATACCTAAATGTCAAAGAAAGGGTTCAGAAAGATAAAAAGATGTTTCTACTCTTAGATGAAATCCAGGAAGTAGATGAATGGGAAAAGGCCATAAATTCATTTTTAGTTGATTTTGATATTGATATCTACATCACCGGTTCCAATTCTCATTTGTTATCTTCTGAATTGGCCACATTCTTAGCTGGGAGGTATATAGAAATCCCTGTTTTTACGCTTTCTTTTCTGGAATTTTTGGAATTCGAAAAGGTTTATCTCCAATCGGGAAAGGATGAAAGGGACCTATTTGAAACATATCTTAGGAAAGGAGGCTTTCCTGTTATTCACACTTTTAATTATGAGGAGGAATCAGCATATAAAGTGGTGAGTGATATTTATGCATCGGTCATTTTGAGGGATACTGTTCAGCGGCACAAGATCCGGGATGTTGAGCTCCTTCAGCGGGTTGTCCGGTATGCATTTGATAATATTGGTGCTACTTTTTCGGGTAAAAATGTGGCAGACTATTTTAAAAGTCAACAAAGAAAGATTGACGTCAATACGGTCTATAATTACCTAAACTTTTTAGAGGGGGCATTCATCCTATACAGAGTTCCCAGGTTTGACCTGAAAGGAAAGGAAATTCTCAAAACCCAGGAAAAGTTTTACCTGGCAGATGTATCCCTGCTATACGCCACCATGGGGTTTCGGGATAGAAATATTTCAGGGGTTTTGGAAAATTTGGTTTTTTTAGAGTTGAAAAGAAGGGGATACGAAGTTTTTATTGGTAAATTTTACCAAAGAGAAATTGACTTTGTTGCGGAGCGGAAAGGTAAAAGGATATATATTCAGGTGGCTTACAAATTGGAAAGTGAAGAGACCATTGATAGGGAATTCTCAGCGATGCTGCCCATTGACGATCATTATCCAAAATATGTCATTACTATGGATGATTTTTTTAAAGATACCATCAAAGGGATAAAACATATGTATATCAGCGATTTTTTGCTTGCAGCGCAATGGGAACAATAGCTGATCAGCCTTCCCGAAAATTGCAATTTCGTGAAGCGATATAGGGGATTTTCAATCCTCAGGAAAATTTACCACTGATGGATACAGATAAATACCGATAAAAGCTGCGCTTTTTGGATTTTATTCAGAGAACCTGTCCCGCAAGGAGGGATGGATGTGAATCCGTTCTTTGTTAATATGGTAACCTGTATTCCTTAAACTTCGGATTGCTTAAAAACTTGTCCGCCATGGCGGATTGAACACTGAATCCTGAAAATTGAACCCTGACCACCCATCACTCTTCAATCAAAAAGAAATCCACTCCCGCCTGCCTCGGGCAGGAATTACACGAATTAACTCAAATTTCCTGCTTTTACCGTTTGTAGGGTTCTTAGGAGCCATTTTTAGATCAAATCTTTGAGGATAAAGAGAATTTGGCGCGAAGCTTTCAAATTTCACTAATTTCGAGCCGGGTAGGGCTTAGCCAATCAGTCACATGGCTAATCATGGTTCGGCCCTGCCTTTGCCGGTCAGGCAGGTATTTTAGGGCTGTTTGGCATAAATTCGATGTGAAGTATATCGGAGGCCCCAGGGCAAGCTGCTTTCCCGATGCGGACAGGGTATGTCTATTGTGTGCTTTGTAGTTAAAATACATTTTAGATTTCTCCTTCGTCGAAATGACAAGGTGAAGCCGTTGACATTATCAACCCATTTTAGTAAATGAACCATTCTTCACTCTTAATTCTTAATTTAATGCCGTTTAGTTAGTGGTTAATTAACTGAAATTCATTATATTAGAGGTATAAAATAAGGCTTCCGAAAGCAGGGAGTGCTGGAAGCCTTAAAACTTTAATTGTAAATGAATTCAAGTTAAAACTAAGTTATGAAAAATTTATCATCGAAAGTAGGACTTCGGTGAAAGATTTTCTTCGTGACCGTTTCTTTTCCTTTGAAGTTCTTGTGCTTTTTATTTTGTCAAAGAGCAACAAAGGACTTAATATCTGCCTTGAAGAGTTTTTTGGGGAATCTTCCTTATCGCCCACTAAAAGTGCATTTACCCAGGCCAGGAAAAAACTGTGCTATACAGTTTTTAAAAAGCTTAACGGTTTGATCTGCAGTCTTTTTTACCAACATGCAAAGTTCAAGAAATGGAAGGGGCATAGGGTGCTTTCTGTTGATGGTTCAACACTTGAACTCCCGGATCATCCCTCCATGTCAGAGAAGTTCAGCTATCATGGTTTTGGGCCCAATGCGGATGCGGGACATTACATGAGCAGGATATCTTACCTGTATGATGTTTACAACGCCCTTGTACTGGATGCCGGTATGGAAAGCTACACCACTTCGGAAGCCACCCTATGTCATGCCCATCTTGGACATATTAAAGAAGGGGATCTTCTTGTGTGCGACAGGTATTATGCATCACTGAGACTTTTTTTCGAATTGAAAGGAAAAGGGGCCGACTTTCTTTTCAGGATGAAAGACAATTGGTGGAAATGTGTCGAAGATTTTTCCCGAAGTAGTTCCTCTGATGCGGAATATACATTAATACTCCCTCCAAAATACAGATGGCTGCTTGAAAAGTATCCCTCGTTATCCCAAACCATGACCGTAAGACTGATCAAGAAAAAGAATAAGAAGGGTAAGATTTCAATATATGCGACTTCGCTGTTGGACAGGAAAAAATATACAGCCTCCTCTCTAATAAACCTGTACAAACAGAGATGGGGAATAGAAGAAGCATATAAACTGATCAAATCAAGACTTGAAGTATCTGATTTTTCCGGCAAAACAGCATGGGCGGTCCAGCAGGACTTCTATGCTAAGACCCTGATCATATCACTCTGCAATATTCTTTGCTATGATGTGGAGCCAAAAACCAAAACAGGACGGACATCAAAGTCAGCAAGGACCTTGATAATCAATAAAACTTATGCATTGTCAAAAACAAAATCCCTGATTCTTAAAATCAGAGATTTAATTGGTGAATTGGAGCAGATTATCCAGAAATATGTAAAGAAAATCGCTTCCAAAATAGAATATTCAAGAAGAAACCAGGTATTCAAGCGGAAATTCAGAGCTAAACTGAAATACTCAATGAATTACAAATCTATTTAATCACATTCCTTAACTTAACGGCATTAATTCTTAATTCTTAATTTAATGCCGTTTAGTTAGTGGTTAATTAACTGAAATTCATTATATTAGAGGTATAAAATAAGGCTTCCGAAAGCAGGGAGTGCTGGAAGCCTTAAAACTTTAATTGTAAATGAATTCAAGTTAAAACTAAGTTATGAAAAATTTATCATCGAAAGTAGGACTTCGGTGAAAGATTTTCTTCGTGACCGTTTCTTTTCCTTTGAAGTTCTTGTGCTTTTTATTTTGTCAAAGAGCAACAAAGGACTTAATATCTGCCTTGAAGAGTTTTTTGGGGAATCTTCCTTATCGCCCACTAAAAGTGCATTTACCCAGGCCAGGAAAAAACTGTGCTATACAGTTTTTAAAAAGCTTAACGGTTTGATCTGCAGTCTTTTTTACCAACATGCAAAGTTCAAGAAATGGAAGGGGCATAGGGTGCTTTCTGTTGATGGTTCAACACTTGAACTCCCGGATCATCCCTCCATGTCAGAGAAGTTCAGCTATCATGGTTTTGGGCCCAATGCGGATGCGGGACATTACATGAGCAGGATATCTTACCTGTATGATGTTTACAACGCCCTTGTACTGGATGCCGGTATGGAAAGCTACACCACTTCGGAAGCCACCCTATGTCATGCCCATCTTGGACATATTAAAGAAGGGGATCTTCTTGTGTGCGACAGGTATTATGCATCACTGAGACTTTTTTTCGAATTGAAAGGAAAAGGGGCCGACTTTCTTTTCAGGATGAAAGACAATTGGTGGAAATGTGTCGAAGATTTTTCCCGAAGTAGTTCCTCTGATGCGGAATATACATTAATACTCCCTCCAAAATACAGATGGCTGCTTGAAAAGTATCCCTCGTTATCCCAAACCATGACCGTAAGACTGATCAAGAAAAAGAATAAGAAGGGTAAGATTTCAATATATGCGACTTCGCTGTTGGACAGGAAAAAATATACAGCCTCCTCTCTAATAAACCTGTACAAACAGAGATGGGGAATAGAAGAAGCATATAAACTGATCAAATCAAGACTTGAAGTATCTGATTTTTCCGGCAAAACGACACTATCCCGATAAGTGTGTAAACTTCAAATTATGGTTTTATTGTCAGGTATCAAGAAGCCTGACCCTATCACCAAATATAAGCAGGAAACTGTTAAGAATAGCTCCCCAGTCTCTGATAGGCATAGTCCATTTTTTCGATGCTTCTCTTGCAGCCAGGAAAACAGACTTCATTACGGCATCATCTGTCGGGAAAGAGAGCTTGTTTTTGGTGTATTTTCTGATCTTTCCATTGAGATTTTCAATCAGGTTGGTGGTATAGATGATTTTACGGATTTCAGCCGGGTAATCGAAGAAAACGGTGAGTTCATCCCAGTTGTCCCTCCAGCTTTTGATGGCATAAGCGTATTTGGATTCCCATTTTTTGGCAAAATCGTTCAGGGCAGCCCAAGCAGCATCTTTTGTAGGGGCGGTATAAATTTCCTTCATATCCCTTGTAAACGCCCTGCGGTCTTTCCATGCGACATATCTACATGCGTTTCTGATCTGGTGGACGACACATATCTGAGTGACTGATTGGGGGAATGAAGCTTTTATCGTATCAGTAAACCCGTTCAGGTTGTCAGTTGCCGTTATGAGAATATCTTCAACCCCTCTGGCTTTCAGGTCGGTGAGTACCCCCATCCAGAAAGCCGAAGATTCATTCTTGCCAAGCCAAAGGCCTAGGATCTCTTTAAGGCCGTTAGTTCTGAGGCCAACGGCAATATAAACGGTCTTGTTGACCACTTTGGAGTTCTCCCTGACTTTGAAGGATATACCATCCATCCAAACGATCAGGTATACAGGGTCAAGCGGCCTGTTTCTCCATGCAACAATATCCTCCGCTACGGCACCGGTAACCCTTGAGATGGTGGAGGAGGAAACATTGATGTCATAAAGCTCCCGGATCTGTTCTTCGATGTCCTGGTTTGACATTCCCTTGGCATACATGGAAATGATCACGTTTTCAACGCCCTCCGCCATGCTTCTGCGTTTGGGCACAAGGGCAGGCTCAAAGCTGCCGTCCCTGTCTCTTGGGACTCTGATTTCAGCTTCCCCAAATGTGTTTTTTATTGTTTTGGTGGAATAGCCGTTCCTTGAATTGGGATTATCGGAATTCTGATGCTTTTCATAGCCAAGATGGGCATCCAGCTCGCCTTCAAGCATTTTCTCAACGGCTCTTTTCTGAAGCTGTTGAAGGAAGGAATTAAGCTCCCCGGCAGTCCTGAACTGCTTGAGGAAGTCATCATTTAGGAGATCTTCTTTTTTCATTTTTGTAATCTGTGTGTTATAAAGGTAAGAAATTGTCCACACACAGACCGGGGGGCGCCTACCGCGGGTTCCTCAAATTCCCTGTGCGATTTCTTCTAAATCACACAGAGAATTTCGAGGTTTAACTTTAACTTCGTAAGTAGTGAAACCAACTTACACAGTTTGTGTCATAGTCCCCGAATCGTATAAGGTCCTTGGACTCTCCGAAATACTTCGGAGCAAGTCGAACCATTGGACTTCTTTAACAATGAACATATTAACATTCATCCCTCCTTGCGGGACAGGTTCTCTGAATAAAATCCAAAAAGCGCAGCTTTTATCGGTATTTATCTGTATCCATCAGTGGTAAATCTGCTAGTAGATTGCAAATCCGCTGTATCGCTTCACGAAATTGCAAATTTCGTGAAG
This Cecembia calidifontis DNA region includes the following protein-coding sequences:
- a CDS encoding ATP-binding protein; protein product: MIFRKAYLDLLKKFIGKPQIKILTGIRRSGKSTVLKMLKEELLARGIAENQIIAINFESFLNVDLKSVPQLYLNVKERVQKDKKMFLLLDEIQEVDEWEKAINSFLVDFDIDIYITGSNSHLLSSELATFLAGRYIEIPVFTLSFLEFLEFEKVYLQSGKDERDLFETYLRKGGFPVIHTFNYEEESAYKVVSDIYASVILRDTVQRHKIRDVELLQRVVRYAFDNIGATFSGKNVADYFKSQQRKIDVNTVYNYLNFLEGAFILYRVPRFDLKGKEILKTQEKFYLADVSLLYATMGFRDRNISGVLENLVFLELKRRGYEVFIGKFYQREIDFVAERKGKRIYIQVAYKLESEETIDREFSAMLPIDDHYPKYVITMDDFFKDTIKGIKHMYISDFLLAAQWEQ
- a CDS encoding IS4 family transposase; this translates as MKDFLRDRFFSFEVLVLFILSKSNKGLNICLEEFFGESSLSPTKSAFTQARKKLCYTVFKKLNGLICSLFYQHAKFKKWKGHRVLSVDGSTLELPDHPSMSEKFSYHGFGPNADAGHYMSRISYLYDVYNALVLDAGMESYTTSEATLCHAHLGHIKEGDLLVCDRYYASLRLFFELKGKGADFLFRMKDNWWKCVEDFSRSSSSDAEYTLILPPKYRWLLEKYPSLSQTMTVRLIKKKNKKGKISIYATSLLDRKKYTASSLINLYKQRWGIEEAYKLIKSRLEVSDFSGKTAWAVQQDFYAKTLIISLCNILCYDVEPKTKTGRTSKSARTLIINKTYALSKTKSLILKIRDLIGELEQIIQKYVKKIASKIEYSRRNQVFKRKFRAKLKYSMNYKSI
- a CDS encoding IS4 family transposase — encoded protein: MKDFLRDRFFSFEVLVLFILSKSNKGLNICLEEFFGESSLSPTKSAFTQARKKLCYTVFKKLNGLICSLFYQHAKFKKWKGHRVLSVDGSTLELPDHPSMSEKFSYHGFGPNADAGHYMSRISYLYDVYNALVLDAGMESYTTSEATLCHAHLGHIKEGDLLVCDRYYASLRLFFELKGKGADFLFRMKDNWWKCVEDFSRSSSSDAEYTLILPPKYRWLLEKYPSLSQTMTVRLIKKKNKKGKISIYATSLLDRKKYTASSLINLYKQRWGIEEAYKLIKSRLEVSDFSGKTTLSR
- a CDS encoding IS256 family transposase — its product is MKKEDLLNDDFLKQFRTAGELNSFLQQLQKRAVEKMLEGELDAHLGYEKHQNSDNPNSRNGYSTKTIKNTFGEAEIRVPRDRDGSFEPALVPKRRSMAEGVENVIISMYAKGMSNQDIEEQIRELYDINVSSSTISRVTGAVAEDIVAWRNRPLDPVYLIVWMDGISFKVRENSKVVNKTVYIAVGLRTNGLKEILGLWLGKNESSAFWMGVLTDLKARGVEDILITATDNLNGFTDTIKASFPQSVTQICVVHQIRNACRYVAWKDRRAFTRDMKEIYTAPTKDAAWAALNDFAKKWESKYAYAIKSWRDNWDELTVFFDYPAEIRKIIYTTNLIENLNGKIRKYTKNKLSFPTDDAVMKSVFLAAREASKKWTMPIRDWGAILNSFLLIFGDRVRLLDT